One Triticum dicoccoides isolate Atlit2015 ecotype Zavitan chromosome 4B, WEW_v2.0, whole genome shotgun sequence genomic window carries:
- the LOC119294511 gene encoding GDSL esterase/lipase At5g03610-like, whose protein sequence is MERRRSRTPSVAAAGVLLLCLGMLLVVGALLPAAWAASADGCPAGGERASKEQGMRSGRRHHRKHGVKEELWVFGDSYADTGNLGNLGRELTHAWYDPYGKTFPRRPAGRFSDGRVLTDFVASALGMRTPVAYKARRRASREALARGMNFAVGGAGVLDTGNFQRNISAQIDLFQAMHHTQQRGCGKRTALVVVSGNDYAYAADKDNGTSAAIAYIPTVVRELRGQLRRLRDEAGMRRVVVTNLHPMGCTPTFTRLLNYTGCDPLANAGAAQHNTALRSVLAALDPNNRTFLLLDVHTPFAAFLLDDDNNGGTDNKRFKSMLRPCCESFRPDGYCGEEDENGTRQYALCDDPGRYFYWDDVHPTQAAWAAVARTFRAAVKSFPST, encoded by the exons ATGGAGCGTCGCCGGAGCCGCACGCCGTCGGTGGCCGCCGCCGGAGTCCTCCTTCTCT GCCTTGGGATGCTGCTGGTGGTCGGGGCGCTGCTGCCCGCTGCCTGGGCCGCGTCGGCGGACGGCTGCCCGGCCGGCGGCGAGCGGGCGAGCAAGGAGCAGGGGATGAGGAGTGGGCGTCGTCATCACCGGAAGCATGGGGTGAAGGAGGAGCTGTGGGTGTTCGGCGACTCGTACGCGGACACGGGCAACCTGGGGAACCTGGGGCGGGAGCTGACCCACGCCTGGTACGACCCCTACGGCAAGACcttcccgcgccgccccgccggccGCTTCTCCGACGGCCGCGTCCTCACAGACTTCGTCG CTTCGGCGCTGGGGATGCGGACGCCGGTGGCCTACAAGGCGCGGCGGCGGGCGTCGCGGGAGGCCCTTGCGCGCGGCATGAACTTCGCCGTCGGCGGCGCCGGCGTGCTCGACACCGGCAACTTCCAGCGCAACATCAGCGCCCAGATCGACCTCTTCCAGGCCATGCACCACACCCAGCAGCGGGGCTGCGGCAAGCGGACGGCGCTCGTCGTCGTCTCCGGCAACGACTACGCCTACGCCGCCGACAAGGACAACGGCACGAGC GCGGCGATCGCGTACATCCCGACGGTGGTGCGGGAGCTCCGGGGGCAGCTCCGGCGGCTGCGCGACGAGGCGGGGATGCGGAGGGTGGTGGTGACCAACCTGCACCCCATGGGCTGCACGCCGACATTCACCCGCCTGCTCAACTACACCGGCTGCGACCCGCTGGCCAACGCCGGCGCCGCCCAGCACAACACCGCGCTCCGGTCCGTCCTCGCCGCCCTCGACCCCAACAACCgcaccttcctcctcctcgacgtcCACACCCCCTTcgccgccttcctcctcgacgACGACAACAATGGTGGTACTGACAACAAGAGGTTCAAGAGCATGCTGCGGCCGTGCTGCGAGAGCTTCAGGCCGGACGGCTACTGCGGCGAGGAGGACGAGAACGGCACGCGGCAGTACGCCCTCTGCGACGACCCCGGCCGCTACTTCTACTGGGACGACGTGCACCCGACGCAGGCCGCCTGGGCCGCCGTCGCGCGCACCTTCAGGGCCGCCGTCAAGAGCTTCCCCTCCACCTGA